From one Gadus morhua chromosome 8, gadMor3.0, whole genome shotgun sequence genomic stretch:
- the LOC115548335 gene encoding LOW QUALITY PROTEIN: ankyrin repeat domain-containing protein 12-like (The sequence of the model RefSeq protein was modified relative to this genomic sequence to represent the inferred CDS: inserted 4 bases in 3 codons; deleted 10 bases in 8 codons) produces the protein MAKPGSDRDGAMVDKQAGKKSKDKLSPFTKTPKLDRSELLGKEAKAKSSMKRKLSFTASPARTDERDSDTDDSDPGQTSEAWAERLVPPCRIYADKDGGPDKKKVKKESGGKKSQSSTLLFGYPLSERKQMALLMQMTANSPDSTPSHPSQVTPVPKRVASSSASKQKDKVNKRNERGETTLHLAAIRGDSKLVKELISLGADVNVKDFAGWTPLHEACNLGYYDVAKVLISAGAEVNTQGLDDDTPLHDASSSGHKDIVKLLLRHGGNAFQANKRGERPVDVADSQELEQLLKGELPLSDPEDSSSDSEDPPSVNPSSVDDDHMEESDGEKDSEGKPSALKASPSVSGLDEYEFKDEEEEEEEEDEEEEEEEEEEEEPALNDRHHYRRDLRQREKEERNHVTAKPSAKTDPPPSLLPPPPQSQRSRRRRLRVLHCSTDSSADELDGLAAAPLERRGSPSCSQSTADALKAEPARVKKDGEQKGKVKRKSKGQSKNKENQEDGGGARENGKGPVFSAAAGRTESAEKGRGDEDSFKMSFSPKDDLSVHLFHLSSVKAPKLNHGLLSDKAPTPLKQENAKTXSAPAADGPADAVKYIHYTDAVDYCTTEGSSTKGCKHKDEEASTSSGSPPGGAVAVDGDEGSRSPSKDGSLGNVAEGPRRGGVAAARKTDADGKVVKKHKLKHKEKEKHRRDYEVDRSRHRQKEARKDGHRNLEFDREFWKENFFKSDEAEEPPPPPPAPGKRDGEGSDGCPLQKARDGSPAKEERPAKDKHAGRQEKRSRDEKEKSVKKERKEDKGKEGKWSELSEERADGPRLGTLPGRASSAELRRRRQGGRRGGTRCEPHSGGAGAAAGAARPRKPPGTGGDKRPPAKEREAERDGGKGTRRRRVKAEPADRPEPQASTERWKEKEKSGASSSSHCPGDKSHKERENEKLRSASTSATKKHQEESRKNKERNSEKRSERERPEKDYNGGEHREKDRPGTEKKSKPTEKPSENSKPERSKEKDGDRKKKDKMKDGAPGPGSNLKSLLEEKRSYSSESSKSASLKPKEEVARTPEKERDPSASGTLIRHRDKDRHRRALPVHQAQPGQARRGRRRAGQVQAKRRRPRRRRRAGQVQASPASRDARPKEKRLVNDDLMQTSFERMLSLKDQEIEQWHRKHLEKIKQKERERLKQRPSVGPXSKPKSKDKAVKTADTCLSKELLRSKSSEAGDSQSRDRAPKDGTGSRTLSLDGKSLCSLSAKVMASMDGALSRSPRPDGERSGVMSRSVSMVSVASSEDSCQAAVLTPRPXPSTTRTVNPEASDSQPPLLQSSLASLRAAQSPSAHDKDCGGLPEVPHSSWSPLSNRHETPYLRAILDEDAGAAAEDGKDGADAPENLPLPVQPGAAEPGAPEPPADPEEGSIEDHAPPQHTGDKAEGDAYTQREESRPEYFPVSPASYRDASYRDAPDKEPLNSESNVSSACGTPPRAPEQRLPSSSDEPAPRELYWPLLNAHTEEESAGDSGATLEPTEPSSSSALSADTSGLTDAQEPTPWPCPQRDLFTATESSQPRSEPLEAMDVDREEKPSETAMDTTTTAAERAGWDGEGSVWDGCERERSASPPVPSSAFTHIPTFEAEEPAAAPGRANPEARWAPEESDVCEQLYKKSKLSTDGRAVGRGAAGEGGAQRGRALVPRVLLQDP, from the exons ATAAAGATGGAGGCCCCGACAAGAAGAAGGTTAAGAAGGAGTCCGGGGGCAAGAAGTCCCAGTCGTCCACCCTGTTGTTCGGCTACCCTCTCTCCGAACGCAAGCAGATGGCTCTCCTCATGCAGATGACTGCCAACAGCCCAG ACTCCACCCCCAGCCACCCGTCGCAGGTCACCCCCGTGCCCAAGAGGGTGGCCAGCAGCAGCGCGTCCAAGCAGAAGGACAAGGTCAACAAGAGGAACGAGCGCGGGGAGACCACGCTGCACCTCGCCGCCATCCGCGGAGACTCCAAGCTGGTCAAGGAGCTCATCAGCCTCGGCGCCGACGTCAACGTCAAGGACTTTGCCG GCTGGACGCCGCTTCACGAGGCCTGTAACCTGGGTTACTACGACGTGGCCAAGGTTCTGATCTCCGCCGGAGCCGAGGTCAACACCCAGGGGCTAGACGATGACACGCCCCTCCACGACGCCTCCAGCAGCGGACACAAAGAT ATTGTGAAGCTACTCCTACGCCACGGCGGTAATGCTTTCCAGGCCAACAAGCGTGGGGAGCGGCCCGTGGACGTGGCGGACTCCcaggagctggagcagctgcTGAAGGGAGAGCTGCCCCTGTCCGACCCGGAGGACAGCTCCTCAG ACTCTGAGGACCCGCCGTCCGTCAACCCGTCCAGCGTGGACGACGACCACATGGAGGAGTCGGACGGAGAGAAGGACTCCGAGGGCAAGCCGTCCGCCCTGAAGGCCTCGCCCTCCGTCTCCGGCCTGGACGAGTACGAGTTcaaggacgaagaggaggaggaggaggaggaagacgaggaggaggaggaggaggaggaggaggaagaggagccggCGCTGAACGACCGACACCACTACAGGAGAGATCTGCGTcagcgggagaaggaggagcggaACCACGTGACGGCCAAGCCCAGCGCCAAGACGgatcccccgccctccctcctccctcctcctcctcaaagtCAAAGAAGCCGAAGGCGACGGCTGCGAGTCCTGCACTGCAGCACTGACTCCTCC GCGGACGAGCTGGACGGCCTCGCCGCTGCCCccctggagaggagggggtcccCCTCATGCTCCCAGAGCACCGCCGACGCCTTAAAGGCGGAGCCGGCGCGCGTCAAGAAGGACGGCGAGCAGAAGGGCAAGGTGAAGAGGAAGAGCAAAGGACAGAGCAAGAAcaaggagaaccaggaggacgGCGGCGGCGCAAGGGAGAACGGCAAGGGGCCGGTGTTCTCTGCGGCAGCTGGC CGGACGGAGAGCGCCGAGAAGGGGCGCGGCGACGAGGACTCCTTCAAGATGTCCTTCAGCCCCAAGGACGACTTGTCGGTGCACCTC TTCCACCTGTCCTCGGTCAAGGCGCCCAAGCTCAACCACGGCCTGCTGTCGGACAAGGCGCCCACGCCGCTGAAGCAGGAGAACGCTAAGAC CAGCGCGCCGGCGGCCGACGGCCCCGCCGACGCGGTCAAGTACATCCACTACACGGACGCCGTGGACTACTGCACGACGGAGGGCTCAAGCACCAAGGGCTGCAAGCACAAGGATGAAGAGGCAAGCACCAGCAGCGGGAGcccccccggcggc gcggtggcggtggacGGCGACGAAGGCAGCCGCAGCCCCTCCAAGGACGGCAGCCTGGGG AACGTCGCTGAGGGGCCCCGACGCGGCGGCGTGGCGGCGGCGAGGAAGACGGACGCCGACGGCAAGGTGGTGAAGAAGCACAAGCTGAAacacaaggagaaggagaagcacCGGCGGGACTACGAGGTGGACCGGAGCCGCCACCGGCAGAAGGAGGCCCGGAAGGACGGCCACAGGAATCTGGAGTTC GACCGCGAGTTCTGGAAAGAGAAC TTTTTCAAGAGCGACGAGGCAGaagagccgccgccgccgccgccggctccAGGGAAGCGTGATGGGGAGGGCAGCGACGGCTGCCCGCTGCAGAAAGCCCGAGACGGCTCCCCCGCGAAGGAGGAACGCCCGGCGAAGGACAAGCACGCCGGCCGCCAGGAGAAGCGCTCCCGGGACGAGAAGGAGAAGTCAGTGAAGAAGGAGCGCAAGGAGGAcaaggggaaggaggggaagtGGAGCGAGCTGAGTGAGGAGCGGGCCGACGGCCCACGGCTCGGGACGCTTCCCGGCCGAGCCTCCTCAGCAGAGCTCCGCCGTCGCCgccaaggagggaggagaggaggaacgcGCTGTGAGCCTCACTCCGGCGGAGCTGGAGCCGCCGCAGGAGCAGCCCGCCCGAGAAAGCCGCCAGGGACCGGGGGCGACAAGAGGCCGCCGGCCAAGGAGCGCGAGGCGGAGCGGGACGGAGGAAAAGGCACCCGGAGAAGAAGGGTCAAGGCGGAGCCGGCGGACCGGCCCGAGCCGCAGGCCTCGACGGAGCGCTGGAAGGAAAAGGAGAAGAGCGGCGCCAGCTCTTCCTCCCACTGCCCCGGGGATAAAAGCCACAAGGAGAGGGAAAACGAGAAGCTGAGGTCGGCGTCGACGTCCGCCACCAAGAAGCACCAAGAAGAGAGCAGGAAAAACAAGGAGAGGAACTCGGAGAAGCGCAGCGAGCGGGAAAGGCCGGAGAAGGACTACAATGGCGGGGAGCACCGGGAGAAGGACCGGCCCGGCACGGAGAAGAAGAGCAAACCGACGGAAAAGCCCTCGGAGAACAGTAAACCCGAGCGCTCCAAGGAGAAGGACGGCGACAGGAAGAAGAAAGACAAGATGAAGGACGGCGCTCCCGGCCCGGGCTCCAACCTCAAGTCCCTCCTCGAGGAGAAGAGGAGCTACAGCTCCGAGAGCTCCAAGTCCGCCTCCCTCAAACCCAAGGAGGAGGTGGCCAGGACgccggagaaggagagggacccGTCCGCGAGCGGGACCCTGATCAGACACCGGGACAAGGACCGGCACCGCCGAGCGCTCCCAGTCCACCAAGCTCAGCCGGGCCAAGCCCGGCGAGGCAGACGCCGAGCGGGTCAAGTCCAAGCCAAGCGACGCCGCCCCCGCCGTCGACGCCGAGCGGGACAAGTCCAAGCCTCGCCGGCGTCCCGCGACGCCCGGCCCAAGGAGAAGAGGCTGGTGAACGACGACCTGATGCAGACCAGCTTCGAGCGCATGCTCAGCCTCAAGGACCAGGAGATCGAGCAGTGGCACCGCAAGCACCTGGAGAAAATCAAGCAGAAGGAGCGCGAGAGGCTGAAGCAGCGGCCCTCGGTTGGAC CCTCCAAGCCCAAGAGCAAGGACAAGGCGGTCAAGACGGCGGACACCTGCCTGAGCAAGGAGCTGCTGCGCTCCAAGAGCTCCGAGGCCGGGGACAGCCAGAGCCGGGACCGGGCCCCCAAGGACGGCACCGGCTCACGGACGCTGTCCCTCGACGGGAAGAGCCTGTGCTCCCTCAGCGCGAAGGTCATGGCGAGCATGGACGGCGCGCTGAGCCGGTCGCCGCGGCCCGACGGCGAGCGCTCCGGCGTCATGTCCCGGTCCGTT TCCATGGTCTCCGTTGCGAGCTCGGAGGATTCCTGCCAGGCGGCCGTGCTGACGCCCCGGC CGCCGAGTACGACTCGGACCGTCAACCCCGAGGCGTCGGACTCCCAGCCCCCGCTGCTGCAGTCGTCCCTGGCGTCGCTGCGGGCCGCCCAGTCGCCCTCGGCCCACGACAAAGACTGCGGCGGTCTCCCGGAGGTGCCCCACAGCAGCTGGTCGCCGTTGTCCAACAGACACGAGACCCCTTACCTGAGGGCCATCCTCGATGAGGACGCCGGCGCGGCGGCGGAGGACGGGAAAGACGGCGCCGACGCGCCGGAGAACCTCCCTCTGCCCGTTCAGCCCGGAGCGGCCGAGCCCGGAGCGCCGGAGCCCCCGGCAGACCCGGAGGAGGGCTCCATCGAAGACCACGCCCCACCGCAGCACACCGGGGATAAGGCGGAGGGCGACGCCTACACGCAGCGGGAGGAGTCCCGGCCCGAGTACTTCCCGGTGTCGCCGGCCTCCTACCGGGATGCCTCGTACAGAGACGCCCCGGACAAGGAGCCACTCAACTCGGAGTCCAACGTCTCCTCGGCTTGCGGGACCCCACCGAGGGCCCCGGAGCAGAGGCTCCCGTCTTCCTCCGATGAGCCGGCCCCAAGAGAGCTGTACTGGCCCCTGCTGAACGCGCATACCGAGGAGGAGAGCGCCGGGGACAGCGGCGCGACGCTCGAGCCGACGgagccgtcctcctcctccgcacTCTCTGCGGACACGTCGGGCCTGACTGACGCCCAGGAGCCGACCCCCTGGCCCTGCCCACAGAGGGACCTCTTCACCGCCACGGAGAGCTCACAGCCCCGATCCGAGCCCCTGGAGGCCATGGACGTCGACCGCGAAGAGAAACCGTCTGAAACCGCCATGGACACGACCACCACCGCCGCTGAAAGAGCCGGATGGGACGGCGAGGGGAGCGTGTGGGACGGCTGTGAACGGGAGCGGTCGGCCAGCCCCCCCGTGCCCTCCTCGGCCTTCACACACATTCCTACCTTCGAGGCGGAAGAGCCGGCGGCGGCCCCCGGCAGAGCCAACCCCGAGGCCAGGTGGGCTCCGGAGGAGTCCGACGTATGTGAGCAGCTCTACAAGAAGTCCAAACTGTCCACCGACGGCAGGGCCGTTGGACGCGGCGCCGCCGGAGAAGGCGGAGCACAGCGCGGCCGGGCCCTCGTCCCCCGGGTTCTACTGCAGGACCCCTGA